The Corynebacterium pseudopelargi genome contains a region encoding:
- the ctaE gene encoding aa3-type cytochrome oxidase subunit III, producing the protein MTSAIGNKGMAAPQRVAALNRPNMVSVGTIVFLSQELMFFAGLFAMYFTSRANGIGNGSWKEGAEHLNVPYALAITIVLISSSFTAQFGVFAAERGDVFGLRKWFAITILLGSIFLVGQAYEYYHLVEHGMTIPSSVYGSTFFITTGFHAAHVLAGVLAFVVVMLRISKAKFTPAQATAAMVTSYYWHFVDVVWIGLFITIYFIQ; encoded by the coding sequence GTGACGAGCGCAATTGGAAACAAAGGTATGGCAGCACCACAACGTGTTGCGGCACTGAACCGACCCAACATGGTCAGTGTCGGCACGATTGTGTTCCTGTCTCAGGAATTGATGTTCTTCGCCGGCCTGTTCGCGATGTACTTCACCTCGCGCGCAAACGGCATCGGCAATGGATCTTGGAAGGAGGGAGCGGAACACCTCAACGTCCCCTACGCACTGGCAATCACCATCGTGCTGATTTCTTCGTCCTTCACGGCGCAGTTCGGCGTGTTTGCTGCTGAGCGTGGCGACGTCTTCGGTCTTCGCAAGTGGTTTGCGATCACCATCCTGCTGGGCTCGATCTTCCTGGTTGGCCAGGCATACGAGTACTACCACTTGGTAGAGCACGGCATGACCATCCCCAGCAGCGTCTACGGCTCTACGTTCTTCATCACCACCGGCTTCCACGCGGCTCACGTGCTCGCGGGTGTGCTGGCTTTCGTCGTGGTGATGCTGCGTATCAGCAAGGCAAAGTTCACCCCGGCTCAGGCAACCGCCGCCATGGTGACTTCGTACTACTGGCACTTCGTGGACGTTGTCTGGATCGGCCTGTTCATCACGATCTACTTCATCCAGTAG
- the qcrC gene encoding cytochrome bc1 complex diheme cytochrome c subunit, translated as MMDTNPTNHEAVEQTVSATKAKKVKTRRKLRRTLAGAFALSVGLTGAGLLVNAATPDAQVATAQKDEQALIEEGKTIYDTACITCHGANLQGVKDRGPSLIGTGAGAVYFQVHSGRMPMTRNEAQVPRKPARYTEAQILALAAYVDANGGGPGIVYNQDGSIAMESLRGKNYDGKIDPADVARGSDLFRLNCASCHNFTGRGGALSSGKYAPVLDPANEQEIYQAMLTGPENMPKFSDRQLTADEKKDIIAFIKSSKETPSPGGWSLGGLGPVTEGMMMWLVGIVVLVAAALWIGSRS; from the coding sequence ATGATGGATACCAATCCCACCAATCACGAGGCAGTCGAGCAGACTGTCTCGGCAACGAAGGCAAAGAAGGTGAAGACGCGCCGCAAGCTTCGCCGTACGCTTGCCGGAGCATTCGCACTTTCGGTTGGCCTTACCGGTGCCGGACTGCTGGTGAACGCCGCAACCCCGGACGCCCAAGTTGCTACGGCCCAAAAAGATGAGCAAGCGCTCATCGAAGAGGGCAAGACCATTTACGACACCGCCTGCATCACCTGTCACGGTGCCAACCTGCAGGGTGTGAAAGACCGCGGTCCTTCACTCATCGGCACCGGCGCCGGCGCAGTGTACTTCCAGGTTCACTCCGGCCGTATGCCGATGACCCGCAACGAGGCACAGGTGCCCCGTAAACCCGCGCGCTACACCGAAGCCCAGATTCTTGCTCTGGCTGCATACGTAGACGCTAACGGTGGCGGCCCAGGCATCGTCTACAACCAGGATGGTTCCATTGCTATGGAATCGCTCCGCGGTAAGAACTACGACGGCAAGATCGATCCGGCCGATGTCGCTCGCGGCTCCGATCTGTTCCGCCTCAACTGCGCTTCCTGCCACAACTTCACCGGTCGTGGTGGCGCGCTGTCCTCCGGTAAGTACGCTCCTGTGCTGGACCCTGCGAATGAGCAGGAGATCTACCAGGCAATGCTCACCGGCCCTGAAAACATGCCGAAGTTCTCCGACCGCCAGCTCACTGCTGACGAGAAGAAGGACATCATCGCCTTTATTAAGTCCTCCAAGGAAACCCCCAGCCCCGGTGGTTGGAGCCTCGGTGGTCTTGGTCCTGTGACTGAGGGCATGATGATGTGGCTCGTCGGAATCGTGGTCCTCGTGGCCGCCGCATTGTGGATTGGATCGCGCTCATGA
- the qcrA gene encoding cytochrome bc1 complex Rieske iron-sulfur subunit, with product MSNNEKNYTEKELNGMSNDELARLGTELDGVTVAYRKERFPIDNDPADKRASRTVGIWLGIGIVAAIAFLGVYLFWPWEYKALGEEGLWLYTFYTPLLGITAGLAILGLGIGATLYVKKIIPEEIAVQRRHDGPSDEVDRRTIVALLNDSWQTSTLGRRKVIKSMLGVGGLLAGLVVIAPLGGMVKNPWKKGPLGIQGDGTLWTSGWTLHNEGVKLYLGRDTGVVAEKHESSIGDHYTTQGVTRLVRIRPEDLAAGAMETVYPLPADLVNDGDQYDAKANVFEEQMHSIHGPRNPVMLIRLRSEDALKVVERQNQEDFHYGDYYAYSKICTHIGCPTSLYEAQTNRILCPCHQSQFDALHYGKPVFGPAARALPQLPITVDEEGYLVAAGNFIEPVGPAFWERQS from the coding sequence ATGAGCAATAACGAGAAGAACTACACCGAAAAAGAACTCAACGGTATGAGCAACGATGAGCTCGCTCGTCTGGGCACTGAGCTTGACGGCGTGACCGTTGCGTACCGCAAAGAGCGCTTCCCGATCGACAACGATCCGGCTGATAAGCGCGCCTCTCGCACCGTAGGCATCTGGCTTGGCATCGGCATCGTCGCCGCCATCGCCTTCCTGGGTGTGTACCTGTTCTGGCCTTGGGAGTACAAGGCTCTGGGCGAAGAAGGCCTGTGGCTTTACACCTTCTACACCCCGCTGCTTGGCATTACCGCCGGTCTGGCCATCCTCGGCCTGGGCATCGGCGCCACCCTGTACGTCAAGAAGATCATCCCCGAGGAGATCGCCGTACAGCGTCGTCACGACGGTCCTTCCGATGAAGTTGACCGCCGTACCATCGTTGCCCTGCTGAACGATTCCTGGCAGACCTCCACCCTTGGTCGCCGCAAGGTAATCAAGTCCATGCTTGGCGTGGGCGGCCTGCTCGCCGGCCTCGTGGTGATTGCACCGCTCGGTGGCATGGTGAAGAACCCTTGGAAGAAAGGCCCGCTGGGCATCCAAGGCGACGGCACCCTCTGGACCTCCGGTTGGACCCTTCACAATGAAGGCGTGAAGCTTTACCTGGGTCGCGACACCGGTGTTGTTGCCGAGAAGCACGAAAGCTCCATCGGCGATCACTACACCACTCAGGGTGTTACCCGCCTGGTTCGTATCCGCCCCGAAGACCTCGCTGCTGGCGCAATGGAGACTGTGTACCCCTTGCCTGCAGACCTGGTTAACGATGGCGACCAGTACGACGCCAAGGCCAATGTCTTCGAAGAGCAGATGCACTCCATCCACGGTCCTCGTAACCCTGTGATGCTGATTCGCCTGCGCTCCGAAGATGCGCTGAAGGTTGTTGAGCGCCAGAACCAAGAAGACTTCCACTACGGCGATTACTACGCCTACTCGAAGATCTGCACGCACATCGGTTGCCCCACCTCTTTGTATGAGGCGCAAACCAACCGCATCCTGTGTCCGTGCCACCAGTCGCAGTTCGACGCTTTGCACTACGGTAAGCCGGTCTTCGGCCCCGCTGCCCGTGCTCTGCCTCAGCTACCGATCACCGTTGACGAAGAGGGTTACCTCGTCGCCGCAGGCAACTTCATTGAGCCTGTTGGCCCGGCATTCTGGGAGCGTCAGTCATGA
- the qcrB gene encoding cytochrome bc1 complex cytochrome b subunit, with product MSNKLAEIGNNIDSRYTASAGIRRQINKVFPTHWSFMLGEIALYSFIILLLTGVYLTLFFDPSITKVIYDGDYLPLNGVEMSRAYETALNISFEVRGGLFIRQMHHWAALMFMVAMTVHMLRIFFTGAFRRPREANWIIGVVLLLLGMVEGFMGYSLPDDLLSGVGLRIMSAIIVGMPIIGTWLHWLIFGGDFPSDLMLDRFYIAHVLLIPGIILGLIAAHLALVWYQKHTQFPGAGRTENNVVGVRILPLFGLKAAAFGLLTAGVLALMAGLTSINAIWNLGPYNPSQVSAGSQPDIYMLWTDGAARVMPAWELYIGRYTIPGAFWVAMLCLVLVILLVTYPFIEKKITGDDAHHNLLQRPRDVPVRTSLGVMGIVFYFLLTLSGGNDLFAYHFDISLNAMTWVGRIGLIILPPLAYFITYRICIGLQRSDREVLEHGIETGTIKMMPNGAFIEVHQPLGQVDEHGHAIPLEYQGAAVPKQMNQLGFAGHPGRGSFFSPDPADIREKAARIEEANHHEEVEMYENLQRANRARDEEQER from the coding sequence ATGAGCAACAAACTAGCCGAAATCGGCAACAACATTGACTCGCGATACACGGCTTCCGCCGGTATCCGCCGTCAAATCAACAAAGTATTCCCGACCCACTGGTCGTTCATGCTGGGTGAGATCGCGCTGTACAGCTTCATCATCCTGCTGCTCACCGGTGTGTACCTGACCCTGTTCTTCGATCCTTCGATTACCAAGGTCATCTACGACGGCGATTACCTCCCGCTCAACGGCGTGGAGATGTCCCGTGCATACGAAACCGCACTGAATATCTCCTTCGAGGTTCGTGGCGGTCTGTTCATTCGCCAGATGCACCACTGGGCAGCCCTGATGTTCATGGTCGCAATGACCGTGCACATGTTGCGCATCTTCTTCACCGGCGCATTCCGTCGCCCGCGTGAAGCAAACTGGATCATCGGCGTTGTCCTGCTGCTGCTGGGCATGGTTGAAGGCTTCATGGGTTACTCCCTGCCTGATGACCTGCTCTCCGGTGTTGGTCTGCGCATTATGTCCGCCATCATCGTTGGTATGCCGATCATCGGCACCTGGCTGCACTGGCTGATCTTCGGTGGCGATTTCCCCTCTGACTTGATGCTGGACCGCTTCTACATCGCCCACGTGCTGTTGATCCCAGGCATCATCCTTGGCCTGATCGCAGCTCACCTGGCACTGGTTTGGTACCAGAAGCACACCCAGTTCCCGGGCGCTGGCCGCACCGAGAACAACGTTGTTGGCGTGCGCATCCTGCCGCTGTTCGGCCTGAAGGCTGCTGCCTTCGGTCTGCTCACCGCAGGTGTCCTGGCACTGATGGCTGGCCTTACCTCCATCAACGCCATCTGGAACCTCGGCCCCTACAACCCCTCGCAGGTATCTGCAGGCTCGCAGCCCGACATCTACATGCTGTGGACTGACGGTGCAGCCCGTGTCATGCCCGCTTGGGAGCTCTACATCGGCCGTTACACCATCCCTGGTGCCTTCTGGGTAGCCATGCTGTGTCTCGTGCTCGTCATCCTGCTGGTGACCTACCCCTTCATCGAGAAGAAGATCACCGGCGACGATGCACACCACAACTTGCTGCAGCGTCCTCGCGACGTTCCGGTTCGTACCTCCCTGGGTGTTATGGGCATCGTGTTCTACTTCCTGCTCACCCTCTCCGGTGGTAACGACCTCTTCGCCTACCACTTCGACATCTCGCTCAACGCCATGACCTGGGTTGGCCGCATCGGCTTGATCATCCTGCCGCCGCTGGCTTACTTCATCACCTACCGCATCTGCATTGGTCTGCAGCGTTCCGACCGCGAGGTGCTCGAGCACGGCATCGAGACCGGCACCATCAAGATGATGCCGAATGGCGCCTTCATCGAGGTGCACCAGCCGCTTGGCCAGGTCGACGAACACGGCCACGCCATCCCGCTGGAGTACCAAGGTGCAGCCGTTCCGAAGCAGATGAACCAGCTCGGCTTCGCAGGCCACCCCGGTCGCGGCAGCTTCTTCTCCCCGGATCCTGCAGATATCCGCGAGAAGGCAGCCCGCATCGAGGAAGCCAACCACCACGAAGAGGTGGAGATGTACGAGAACCTCCAGCGCGCCAACCGTGCTCGCGATGAGGAACAAGAGCGCTAG
- a CDS encoding C40 family peptidase yields MAKHRRNKQNARNAAVASAAVVGAAAALAPAAQAFEITEPFTGQSVQVPGVDALNANTITGLVEAPFAQQGVDLGLGSLAAAPVSAPLSSEGQKIVDAARTKIGSPYVWGAAGPNAFDCSGLTSWAYSQVGKSIPRTSYDQAAAGRKVSRDQLQPGDIIAFYSGASHVGIYTGNGTVIHALNEGTPLSESPLDSMPYHSAVRF; encoded by the coding sequence GTGGCTAAGCACCGTCGCAACAAGCAGAACGCCCGCAACGCAGCCGTAGCATCGGCAGCAGTGGTGGGTGCTGCAGCAGCCCTGGCCCCCGCCGCGCAGGCATTCGAAATCACCGAGCCCTTCACCGGCCAGTCGGTTCAGGTTCCTGGCGTTGACGCACTCAATGCCAACACCATCACCGGCCTCGTAGAGGCTCCCTTCGCTCAGCAGGGCGTAGACCTCGGCCTGGGTTCCCTGGCCGCCGCACCGGTTTCCGCTCCCTTGTCCTCCGAGGGTCAGAAGATCGTGGACGCCGCTCGCACCAAGATCGGTTCCCCTTACGTGTGGGGCGCTGCAGGCCCGAACGCCTTCGACTGCTCCGGCCTGACCTCCTGGGCTTATAGCCAGGTTGGTAAGTCCATCCCTCGCACCTCCTACGACCAGGCCGCTGCCGGCCGTAAGGTTTCCCGCGATCAGCTTCAGCCCGGCGACATCATCGCCTTCTACTCCGGTGCATCCCACGTGGGCATCTACACCGGCAACGGCACCGTGATCCACGCCCTGAACGAAGGCACCCCGCTTTCCGAGTCTCCGCTGGACTCCATGCCGTACCACAGCGCTGTTCGCTTCTAA
- a CDS encoding NlpC/P60 family protein, whose product MNSYSKRLIAAVSSSLLLLGLAPSVSADEVDALIQQMDHISHEASAKNEEVKQLQIDLERGDEKLEELKARAAAAAVEADKARDREQSYRQEVNRLAGSKYRGATIDPLSNALGADSPQYAIDRASYMSTLTRNANEALQDLREVTQQAAKKRSEADRSVAAVTYEQNSLKKREEELDRQQSELKQRTDEILDRVNALSPDQRARWELKNGPLPIDPAALSAAASGAVQAALSKLGAPYEWGAAGPDSFDCSGLVVWSFLQQGKQVPRTSQAQMAGGTPVDVNNLQPGDVVGYYPGATHVGIYIGDGKLVHASDYGIPVQVVAVDSMPIYGARRY is encoded by the coding sequence GTGAACTCCTATTCCAAAAGGCTCATTGCTGCAGTGAGCTCAAGCCTCCTGCTGCTTGGCCTGGCGCCAAGTGTGTCGGCAGACGAGGTTGATGCGCTGATTCAACAGATGGACCACATCTCCCATGAAGCCAGTGCCAAAAATGAGGAAGTAAAACAGCTTCAGATCGACCTGGAGCGAGGCGACGAAAAGCTTGAAGAGCTCAAAGCGCGCGCTGCAGCAGCGGCAGTAGAAGCCGATAAGGCCCGCGACCGCGAGCAAAGCTACCGCCAAGAGGTCAACCGCTTGGCAGGCTCGAAGTACCGCGGTGCCACCATTGATCCGCTCAGCAACGCACTGGGCGCAGATTCGCCCCAGTACGCCATCGACCGCGCCTCCTACATGAGCACACTTACGCGCAACGCCAACGAGGCACTGCAGGATCTGCGCGAGGTTACTCAGCAAGCCGCCAAGAAGCGCAGCGAGGCCGACCGCTCCGTTGCGGCCGTAACCTATGAGCAGAACTCGCTGAAAAAGCGCGAAGAAGAGCTTGATCGCCAGCAGTCAGAGCTGAAGCAACGCACGGATGAGATCCTTGATCGCGTCAACGCCCTTTCGCCGGATCAGCGGGCGCGCTGGGAGCTGAAGAATGGTCCGCTGCCCATCGACCCTGCAGCGCTTTCCGCAGCGGCCTCTGGCGCCGTCCAGGCAGCATTGAGCAAATTGGGTGCGCCCTATGAGTGGGGTGCCGCAGGCCCTGATTCCTTCGACTGCTCAGGTCTAGTGGTGTGGTCGTTCCTTCAGCAAGGCAAGCAGGTGCCGCGTACCTCCCAGGCACAAATGGCAGGTGGCACCCCGGTGGATGTGAATAACCTGCAGCCGGGCGATGTGGTGGGCTACTACCCAGGTGCCACCCACGTGGGCATCTACATTGGCGATGGCAAATTAGTGCATGCCTCCGACTACGGCATCCCGGTTCAAGTTGTTGCCGTAGATTCCATGCCCATCTACGGTGCACGACGCTACTAA
- a CDS encoding glycosyltransferase family 4 protein, protein MPKLLLVTNDFPPTLGGIQSYLRDFLATLPSEDVVVFASTQDEAAAKRYDEHLEYPVYRWPHKVMLPTPATARRMQEIIAKEGIETVWFGAAAPLALMAARARKAGARRVIASTHGHEVGWAMTPIARQLLRVIGNNVDVITYISDYTLRRIQGAFGTHAAFEHLPSGVSPQRFSPPENVAQIREALGWQDHLVVLCTSRLVARKGQDTLLQAWPEVLRRHPQARLVIVGQGSYESKLRKLRAGLGPDARSVSMPGRVSEQTMEQMLQGADVFAMPCRTRGYGLDVEGLGIVYLEAQAAGLPVIAGDSGGAPETVTLDTAIVVPGGNVAELVDALDQLLGNAERRKAMSLASRRHIEQHWTWEIMGARLRAIVGFS, encoded by the coding sequence GTGCCTAAGCTGCTCCTGGTTACCAACGACTTCCCTCCAACCCTTGGAGGGATTCAGTCATACCTGCGTGATTTTCTAGCCACGCTGCCGAGTGAAGATGTGGTGGTCTTTGCCTCCACTCAAGACGAGGCCGCAGCAAAGCGCTACGACGAACACCTCGAGTATCCGGTATATCGCTGGCCGCATAAGGTCATGTTGCCCACCCCGGCTACTGCGCGCCGTATGCAAGAGATCATTGCCAAAGAGGGCATTGAAACGGTCTGGTTCGGCGCAGCCGCCCCTTTGGCCTTGATGGCTGCCAGGGCTCGCAAGGCTGGTGCGCGCCGCGTGATCGCCTCGACCCACGGCCATGAGGTGGGCTGGGCCATGACGCCCATTGCCCGGCAGCTTCTTCGCGTGATTGGCAATAACGTCGATGTCATCACCTATATCTCGGATTACACCCTCCGGCGTATCCAAGGTGCCTTTGGTACCCATGCGGCCTTCGAGCATTTGCCCTCGGGCGTGAGCCCGCAGCGTTTTAGTCCACCTGAGAATGTGGCCCAGATCCGCGAGGCACTTGGTTGGCAAGACCATCTGGTGGTGCTGTGTACTTCGCGCTTGGTGGCTCGCAAGGGCCAAGATACGCTGCTTCAGGCCTGGCCTGAGGTGTTGCGCAGGCACCCTCAAGCGCGCCTGGTTATCGTGGGCCAGGGCAGTTATGAGTCAAAGCTGCGCAAGCTTCGCGCTGGGCTTGGCCCTGATGCCCGTAGCGTTTCGATGCCGGGCCGTGTGTCAGAGCAGACCATGGAGCAGATGCTGCAAGGGGCCGATGTGTTTGCCATGCCTTGTCGCACTCGCGGCTATGGCCTTGATGTGGAAGGCCTGGGCATTGTCTACCTGGAGGCGCAAGCAGCAGGTTTGCCGGTGATCGCCGGTGATTCCGGTGGGGCGCCAGAAACGGTGACTTTGGATACGGCCATTGTGGTGCCAGGTGGCAATGTGGCTGAGCTCGTTGATGCGCTCGACCAGCTTTTGGGCAACGCTGAACGTCGAAAAGCTATGTCTTTAGCTTCTCGACGCCACATCGAACAGCATTGGACATGGGAAATTATGGGTGCTCGCCTGCGCGCCATCGTGGGGTTTAGCTAA
- a CDS encoding ROK family protein — MPLIQPDQPVTVGFDIGGTNLRAAVVASGAIIEQRSVDTPKDAEQLQRSIVELVEAIREHYNVTGVGLAIAGFLDPACEVVRFAPHLPWRDREVRKELSQALGLPVRLEHDANSAAWGEYRFGAAQGVDNWVLFAVGTGIGATLMDQGEIYRGAFGTAPEFGHLCVVPNGRPCPCGKRGCLERYCSGTALVQTAKEMLEAQPERPSVLRNQGDFSGKAVMQAAREGDALALEVFEDFATWLGRALSIVADVLDPGLIVIGGGVASACDLYMDRAQEVLAQSIVGAGHRPLPQVRCAQLGGDAGMIGVADLAGQ; from the coding sequence ATGCCGCTTATCCAACCCGACCAACCCGTGACCGTCGGTTTTGATATTGGTGGCACCAATCTTCGCGCGGCCGTGGTGGCATCGGGTGCGATCATCGAGCAGCGATCCGTGGACACACCAAAAGATGCCGAACAGCTCCAGCGAAGCATCGTCGAATTAGTCGAAGCAATCCGCGAACACTACAACGTCACCGGCGTAGGACTTGCCATCGCGGGCTTTTTAGACCCAGCGTGCGAAGTGGTGCGCTTTGCCCCGCACCTGCCGTGGCGCGACCGCGAAGTGCGCAAAGAACTCAGCCAGGCCCTGGGCCTACCAGTACGCCTGGAACACGACGCCAACTCCGCCGCCTGGGGCGAATACCGCTTCGGTGCCGCCCAAGGGGTAGACAATTGGGTGCTGTTTGCCGTTGGAACGGGCATCGGTGCCACCTTGATGGATCAAGGCGAGATCTATCGCGGCGCTTTCGGCACAGCACCGGAATTCGGGCACCTTTGCGTGGTGCCAAACGGAAGGCCTTGCCCTTGCGGGAAACGTGGCTGCCTTGAGCGCTACTGCTCCGGCACCGCGCTGGTACAAACCGCGAAGGAGATGCTTGAAGCGCAGCCAGAACGCCCCTCGGTACTGCGTAATCAAGGCGACTTCAGCGGCAAAGCAGTGATGCAAGCAGCACGCGAAGGCGATGCACTGGCCCTTGAGGTATTCGAAGACTTTGCCACCTGGCTGGGTCGGGCACTGTCGATCGTGGCCGATGTGCTTGATCCAGGCTTGATCGTCATTGGCGGCGGCGTGGCCAGCGCCTGTGATCTCTACATGGACCGAGCACAAGAAGTGCTTGCCCAATCCATCGTGGGGGCGGGGCACCGACCACTGCCGCAAGTTCGATGTGCGCAACTTGGCGGAGATGCCGGCATGATCGGTGTGGCCGATTTAGCTGGGCAGTAG
- a CDS encoding lysophospholipid acyltransferase family protein, producing the protein MPNKWYWVFKHVLIGPWLKVLNRPEVEHIERIPNEGPAILASNHQAVMDSFYFPLVCERQLTFPAKSEYFTGTSLVGKLQKWFFTSVGQMPIERGSAEAGDQLLEAATKVLDNGDLFGIYPEGTRSPDGRVYKGKSGMARIALLSGVDVIPVAMIDTRKANPIGSWIPRPAKVRMKIGKPIAPRAFVEEAGLDPDSYEAARYLTDHVMHVLADLVGVEYVDMYASEVKASLEAGKGYPEGI; encoded by the coding sequence ATCCCCAACAAGTGGTACTGGGTTTTCAAGCATGTGCTCATCGGGCCTTGGCTGAAAGTACTCAACCGCCCCGAGGTTGAACACATCGAGCGCATCCCCAACGAAGGCCCTGCCATTTTGGCCTCCAACCACCAGGCCGTGATGGATTCCTTCTACTTCCCGCTGGTGTGCGAACGCCAGCTCACCTTCCCCGCAAAAAGCGAGTACTTCACCGGCACCTCGCTCGTAGGGAAGTTGCAGAAGTGGTTTTTTACCTCTGTAGGCCAGATGCCCATCGAGCGCGGATCTGCAGAAGCAGGTGACCAGCTCCTCGAGGCTGCCACCAAGGTGCTCGATAATGGCGATCTCTTTGGCATCTACCCCGAAGGCACACGTTCTCCCGATGGGCGCGTGTACAAAGGCAAGTCGGGAATGGCGCGCATCGCCCTGCTCTCAGGGGTAGACGTGATCCCCGTAGCCATGATCGATACGCGCAAAGCAAACCCAATCGGCTCCTGGATTCCCCGCCCCGCCAAGGTGCGAATGAAAATTGGTAAGCCGATTGCGCCTCGTGCCTTCGTGGAAGAAGCAGGCCTGGATCCCGATTCTTATGAAGCAGCGCGCTACCTCACCGACCACGTCATGCATGTGCTTGCCGATCTCGTGGGTGTGGAATACGTAGACATGTATGCCTCTGAGGTCAAAGCATCGCTGGAAGCAGGCAAGGGGTACCCCGAGGGTATCTAA
- a CDS encoding acyltransferase family protein: protein MSVAPQQRMAWPDVAKGLSILGVVLLHITLAVPDGSETFGAHVNELIAPLRMPLFFLVSGFFSIKVFRFNFIQLWTKRLWFLAVPYLCWAPVEMWLKNYEWHEFLGQPMPEKDYYIDSLIESSNMYWFLHSLVLFTLVLWASKVLPAWARWAFLVAVVICAPWLPYPPLVAKVSTYLPCFLLGAYGRPAIERFALDALKPWALITGLLSYVAAKEILDNYEVIADPQIRQVLNTVAMLLHLPGGIIFVVLLAKIPVLGEALKRIGRHTLVIYISHPIALTVIFGYGFRYREGGIGLDVPELMGHTSTWVLLCIPVTIAGAFAMQMLSKVPVIGWTLFPPSPEALHARLRPHSAKARERMRAMRALHPVERRAREQAQREDRQALQ from the coding sequence GTGTCAGTCGCGCCTCAACAACGCATGGCGTGGCCAGACGTGGCCAAAGGGCTTTCCATCCTCGGAGTGGTGCTACTACACATCACCTTGGCCGTTCCCGACGGCTCAGAGACATTCGGCGCCCACGTCAATGAGCTGATCGCTCCTTTGAGAATGCCACTGTTTTTCTTAGTCAGCGGCTTCTTTTCCATCAAAGTATTTCGCTTCAACTTCATCCAACTGTGGACCAAACGGCTATGGTTCCTCGCGGTGCCCTACCTGTGCTGGGCTCCAGTGGAGATGTGGCTAAAAAACTATGAGTGGCACGAATTTCTAGGCCAACCCATGCCAGAGAAGGACTACTACATCGATTCGCTCATTGAGTCGAGCAACATGTACTGGTTCTTGCATTCACTCGTGCTTTTTACCCTCGTGCTCTGGGCCAGCAAAGTGCTGCCTGCCTGGGCGCGCTGGGCATTCCTCGTCGCGGTGGTAATCTGCGCCCCCTGGCTGCCATACCCGCCCCTGGTAGCCAAGGTATCGACCTACCTGCCGTGCTTCCTTCTCGGTGCCTACGGCAGACCCGCCATTGAGCGCTTTGCTCTTGATGCACTCAAACCCTGGGCGCTGATCACCGGGCTACTGAGCTATGTTGCTGCCAAGGAAATCCTGGACAACTACGAGGTGATTGCCGATCCTCAAATACGCCAAGTGCTGAATACCGTAGCCATGCTGCTGCACCTTCCAGGCGGGATCATCTTCGTGGTGCTCCTAGCCAAGATTCCCGTGCTTGGAGAAGCACTCAAGCGCATCGGCCGACACACCCTCGTGATTTATATCAGCCACCCCATCGCGCTTACCGTGATCTTCGGCTACGGCTTCCGCTATCGCGAAGGAGGCATTGGCCTCGATGTTCCCGAATTGATGGGCCATACCAGTACCTGGGTGCTGCTATGCATCCCGGTAACCATCGCCGGAGCATTCGCCATGCAGATGCTGAGCAAAGTACCGGTCATTGGTTGGACGCTGTTTCCCCCAAGCCCAGAGGCGCTGCATGCCCGTCTGCGCCCCCACAGCGCCAAGGCGCGAGAAAGAATGCGCGCCATGCGAGCCCTGCACCCGGTAGAACGCCGGGCGCGTGAGCAAGCACAGCGCGAAGATAGGCAAGCGCTGCAATAG